A window of Chaetodon trifascialis isolate fChaTrf1 chromosome 3, fChaTrf1.hap1, whole genome shotgun sequence genomic DNA:
TTCTACTTTGTATGTGTCAACCCAAAACAACCATATGCCGTCTAGATCCACTTTTCGTGACTTCCAGTTGTCTGAACACTGAGGCTTAATGTGCTGGAATGAGGTCTTGCTTGTTCCACAGATTGATGGCTCACATTTCAGCAATGAACTTTCATAGTGCTGCATTCACATGCTCTCACTGCAGCCTGTGATATAAGATACTCTTAACATTAACTATCTCTTGTGATATTTCCTCTCTAGATCACTTTCACGAACATGGTGTCTGTGGACGAAAGGTTAACATACAAACCGCACCCTGAGGATCAAGAGAAGTACATTTTACATACAGTGGAAGGGATTTTTCAATAACTTGATATTCATTTCTCAAGCATTCAGGACTGTTGaccattgtttttgttttttttaacccttttcaACTCTAGAACAATACTGACTCAGGAGGCGATCATCTCTGTGAAAGGAGTCAGTCTCAGCAGTTACTTGGAGGGAGTTATGGCCAGCACCATCTCTACTAACGCTGGAAAGGTAAGAGATGCCTCAGAACTGGCCGTCAAATGGGACCCAAAACATTTGTGAGGTTCATTTTTGGTGAATCCCAACCTGACAAATTATAAACGAAACATCTCGGCTCAATATTCTTTGGGTCATGCACATACATTATTTGTTGTGTCAGGACATTCGTAATCATATCCCTGCCGAGTcatcaaatgtctgtttttctaccacatatacaataataataaaagtgttGTAGACTATTTCAGTGATCCCCAACCCTTTTTTAGCTTGTGATCTCTTAAAATTAAGCAATGTTTGCTCCTTTAGTGGGAATATGACTTGTGCAGACAAAGAGTAACTTATCAGTCCCTGAAACTATGAAGAGTATTCagtatttcacaagaaaaaacccacaaaactTTGAGAAAAGtcaggaaaaaaataaacataattttgtagaatggaaatatttttttctttaagtttGAGGTTtacttaaaacaaacaaattcataTGGTGTTTTATCGGACTTGCTATCACGCATGCattacatgcaaaaaaaaatgtttgtttttttttccattgttccAAAAAAGACAATTTTCCTACTAATCTGTTTACATAGCTAATGAATTTGAATGTTCCACTAATAATCCAGTTTACAGGCAGCTGTGCATACTCCAATTAGCAAACACAGCCTCcttcttttatttgttcagcCTACTTCTTAAAAAGGTCAGCGTTGAAATATTTGGGCAAAAACCTGTTAGTATCCAAGTTTTCCATAATCTCTAAAAGTAGGTCAGTCTCTGTCCAACCAGAAATACGGATTTTACCTTAGAGCACGCGTCTCTATCTCAGCCGTTGGCTCAGCGATGCACAGAGCTGACTGTAAAAAGGCAAGAAGCCATGTGTCGCAAACTACGGTCAAAACCCCAACTGAGACAAATATCCCGAGTGCACTGTATGCATGTCCAAACAATGCTCCTAAAACCCAAAATAAAATCGGCACATCCCACAAGTCTTATTTGGAAAATGCCACATTCAGAACAAGGCTTGTCCACGTGATCTGCATAACATTCAGACAATTGTCATATTACAAATAATACAGGACaattagtgtgcatgtaaatgcaaTCAGTGTTTTTGGGACCTCCACTTTAACAAGACACCCTGTACCAGGCATCATGTAACAAGCCTGAATATAAACAGGCATCATGTAACAAGCCTGAATATAAACTCTAATTTGCCATTGAGGGATCAAAGAACGTGCTGTACGCCCTGAGAGGCAAGCTGTGAGAGTGTTTGAGAGACGAGTTCAAACCCTGGATTCTTCTCTCATCTCCAGACACCTGGACAGTTACTGCTTGACGTGGGCAAGTTTGTCTCATTGTCATTTCGGAAAGtgctttgtttgaaatgtgtgggCATCTTATCCCTTAAATGATGCTGTGACCACTCAACCTTATGTTTGGACCCCTTGGAAGGCTCCTAACCCTGAAGTTGGGATCCACCGTTCTCCTTTAACGGCAGCAGATAATTCTTGTCCTTCCTTCAATTCAGCTTGATGTAATTCTCTTCACATTCCCTCCTAATGCTTTACGTTTGCTCTTGATCAGGGCCGTGAAGCCATGGAGTGGGTAATCAGGCGACTGAATGCAGAAATCGAGGAGCTGGCAGCCACAGCGCGCGGGACCATGCGTACGCCCATGGCTGCTGCGGTCACTGAGAAATGACACCAGCCTCTCTTTTCCAGCAGAGTCTGAGAGGAACTGAACGCCGGTACAACCTACAACCAGCCTCCCTTTATGATGCTGTGGTGCTGTTTTGGTGCTCTGGGGGTTTTGTATTATCAACGGGCATAATTCATCATATACTTTACTATCTACATTAGATATATTTTCAACACCAAGCAGTAACATAAAGGGATTCTGTGGAGAGTTTTCAGGGGACTCTGCCAGTGACGGCAGTGATGAGAGACTTGGGGAAGAAAAGTGGGTGGCACATTCAGGGACAAAACCActgttatctgtgtgtttggaaaCATGTAGCATTGGCAAAGAGGTATGAGAGGCGTTGGATGAACTGACATCCCGAGAAAAGTGCCAAAGCAGACACACGGCTTTATGTCCAGGCCCTTAAAAACAGCAGACCTCAGAAAGCCAGCAAGTCTCCTCTGGTGTGAACTCTGTGTTTAAGCGAGACTGTTATGGTGATGTGTATGGACGTGGTTGTGATATGATGGCAGAAAACGGTGCCTTTTGAGGCAGGGGTCCAGTGCAGTGCATGCGAAGGGTACGTGGAAGTGGTTTCAGGTGTCAAAGAGTAAATGGTTGCGTTGACACAGCCATCGACAGTCGCGCTATGAGATGTATCGCTGTCAGGTTTATTTTGTAAGAGGGCCATCTCCTCAACCATGTTTTCTTGCGGGACCTCTAATAACATAACACTTTGTGCCAGGCAACCTATGTTAGCCTGAAtataaactgcattttgttatTATGCAATAACTAATATTGTTATTAAGGtatttcagtgaaatgaagGGATCAAGATAATTGCCATATTTATATTCAGTAGAAAACCTTCTCAAATGCTGCATTCGAATAACTTGGATTGTAGATCTGGTGTGTGGAGACGAGCAGAACCGTACAAACTTTTAGTTATATTCTGTACTTGACAAGTTTGCTGAGCTCAAACAGTTTTATCAACTCACACAAGACTACTGTTCCTCAGTTGAAACAGTCCTCGCAGCATGTCTTCTCAGTGCAAAGGCTGAGACCTTTGCATCGACTTCTATTTGCACTTAAAAATAATACTtggacaaagaaaagctgctaCTCAATCTGAGGGTGCTGGTAAACTGTGAATATCTTGGTTTCACTGTTGAGAGATTAAATAGTTACAATTTTCATTTGAGAAGGTCTTCTTCATGTAACACAGTGGTGATGGTGAAGGCTTTAGTTtcttttaatatatatattttttttgtacttgtgacatgaatatttatttagAGAAGTGGCTGGTTATGAAGTAGTCAATTGTGATATTGTATACTTAGTTAGAAATTGtaatttgtgcattttgtgcctgggaaaaaaaaggttttaccAACTGCAGAATGTGACTgtaaaataaagtatttttacCTGTTTGACAGAAGTTTTGCCAGtacttttttaaatgaaaaaaggttGTGGGTTGCTGTTAAAATGGGAatcaaatgttctgttttttaattagCACTCAAAATAAGATAGACAATGTTTAACATGTAGTGGACATTTATGGGAACTGTTCTTTTCAAGGAGCATTATGGACTGTGTGAAAACTTATGTCCGGAGTGTGATTCAGCTCGATTGCCTTCAGGAGGTTCAGCCAGGAGATGCTCACTGAATGCATTCCAGATGTCACTGGTAGCTAAAGGGGTCTACACACTGAAACACGTACAGCAGTTGTGAGCTGATAGAACTGCATTCCTCTAATGTTGGTCATGTTGATGCTGCATGTTTGAAATGTAGGAGCTGCATGCTGCCACGTTGTGGCCAAATGCTTGACTTGCAATGTCATATTGAGCTGAAGGTATTTCATTCTAAGGAAAGGTCAAGTCTTGCCTTGACAGAAGTTTAAAGTTTAGGGCaaaatgtgtgatgtgaatgattgaaaataaagttatttCAATTATTATCTGTGATATCTGTGGCATTCTTGTTTCTTTATGACGGATGTGTTTTTCAAGATTagcaaataaatacatgtaataGCCTCATGATGCTAAGACTGCATGTTCAGTGTCTTGGGTATCCCAATTAAAGACCATACAAATATGACAGATGGGTGCAACAGCTTTctatcaaaacaaaaatataatgtCATCAGTAAAGGTTAGGGTGAAAATAGTATGTATATAGTAATTATAATAGCATCTTTAACTTCACACATCATACAAGAAGTGCAATTTCAACTAGTATGTCAATATGACCTAGACTATAAATAAATCTTAAAATTTGTTGTCTTGAATTATTAAAATCTTTATTCAGAAAGTTAAGATACTGTAGGTATTAGATCATAAAAGTATAAATACCttctcaaatatttttcaatttttCTATAATCCCACAGGGAAGCTGACATTGTCGGTGAGGTAGAGATAAGTTTCTTCCACTGACAGAAGCAATAACAGAGCAATGCAGTCACAATatcacataaatacacacatgcttATGTAGCTATGAGGAAGCTGTAGGTGGACAATCATCTGTCCAACAGAATCAGAGGAGTCTGTGTCCTGGTTCATTCAGATGAGGCCTGTGGTAGCCTGTCCATAACGTTAACCTCCTAAATTCTCAGAGTCCAGGCCTTGACTCGCAGTTTTTAGCTCAGTTCTGATGAACTTGATCGAATAGTTACAAATAGTTATAGATAATTTGTTGCTGCTTAGAATAATCATATCAGAAATGCTCTTGTCTCTCCATTTCAGCTGTGATTTATGTATTTACCCTTCTCTATATGCTTGCATGTCTTTCTATTCGACTCTGATATATGCAGAATGTGTCCATTGTATTGTTGATTTGATTGCATCTGAAAGACCAGAGAGCACagcgatgctgctgctgccccctgctgctcTGGAGAATTCCCTCTGACGTCATTCACACCAACCAATGATTGGCGAGTACAGAGCATTCCCCCAGCCAATCGGAGCCTGTGGTGTATTTAAAGGTTTTAAACAGAGGGACGTTTGAAATCAAATCAGCAGTGAGTAGGGCAAGTGTTAGCCTGCACCATTAGGGGTGGATTTCGCACATTATAGTTTGCTTTGATTGTTATTTATCTGCATATTTACCTTTACACAGCACTGAAGCTGATTCTGAAAGAAGTTCAACTGTAATTGCGTTGTTAGAAAGTCAATTTCGCTGTAACAGTAGACATTGATGTAGAGGCAAACGGATCTCTTCAACTGGTCGACGGATGCTAGTTGCTAGCTAGCGAGTAAACTACCTTCTTGAGAGCTACTCTGGGTTTAAATTCTGGATTAATTATCGGTCAGTGGTTGCTCTCGGTCATTGTGCAATAACATATTTAGGTAAGTTATCTATTGTCAACATTATTATGCTGCATGTGCTAGTTTGCCATGGTTGATTATACcaaaatgctaacgttagctgtgaAGTTAACGTTCCTGTCCAACGCACGGTACTGTTAGCCACGCGACGGAGATAAACGTTAATTCTCCTTTAAAGACTGGCGCTGTGAAGTTTGAATATGTCTTACTCAGTTACTTCATTAATACCTCATATAAAATGTACAAGGGAGCAATGATATGTTATACTGGTAGTTCTGTGGCGGTAACGCTACTGTTCACGTAGCCAGAGATAATGAACCCAAAGTGGACGTTTTTGGTCCCATaccggggaaattaagtcgaTACAcccagcaagtattacaaaagcagaaacagtgacacaaaGGGGTAACTTTAAAAAAGTATACAGGGATATGCAGAATAGAACtatcaactatgtatatgtacattatgtacagattataaagaTGCTGAATGCCGTAAGATCCTACTGCCCATAGAAGTACtgttgccaatattcttattaGAAAAACTACTAATGTCATattttgtattgcacttgagaaatactcagtccatgttttcacatttataGTTCCACCCTATATTATGTTGATCAGAAATTAAAGAAATACCCTCCGCTTCATCTTTTCTCAGAATATGGACTCTGCTGCCAAGCTCAAGCAGACAAAGGACCTGAAACTTCAAAGGCCTGAAGTGAAGGTAAGTAAAATTgacaaacataaaatcactgCTGTCACAGATTGTGGGTTCACTTTTTCTGACCTTTTGTCATTGTATTTTGAGGCGGATGTGTTAAGCTTTCAACATCAGTTTATTTGCAGTACACACTCTCCCCACACGGTATAGCTGGGCTGAACGATATGCAAACAAGATCAAATTGTGATTAAATTGTGTGACAGATATAGTAATGACGGTTCTAGTCAGAATGGTAAttttttttgcactgaaaaaaaataaacccaTAGAAAGAACTTGACGTTTCTGTCAGATGTAAAAATCCTTTTAAGGCCAGTATAATCAacgtttttttatttttcttatgatTGCAGTACAACTGTGATGGGCCAAAGCGGGTCCCTGTGtcacaacaaccacagatggATGTAGTTAAACCAGCTCAGCATCAGCGTGTCCTAGGTCTGTCAAATGGACCTCAGCGCCTTCAACGTCCTGTGAGCCATCAGAAACCAGTGTCACACGTCTCTGTTGTCAAACCCACATACAGTGCTGATCAGAATGTGAACCCAGCTACTCAGAAAGGAAATCCTTCTACTCAGAAAGGAAATCCTGCTCCACAGCCCAGGCATGCTTCCCAGCAAAACCAGCCCAAGACAAATGGGCCCAAGGTGAACCCAGAGCCGGCCAAACCACCATCAGAATCCACAAAGCTAGACAAGCCACAGAGTAAGCATAATACATAATAGGGCAAAGTAATCAATAGTGTGTTAACGTGTTCTTTGAAACCAAACTAAATCCTGTCATCTTTTTGTTAGACAAACCTGCCGAGGGTGATCCTGCAAAATCCTCTGCATCAAGGTATGACTAATAAGTGTGATTTATTATCATCTTTGCTCAGATTAGTCACTGTTGTTCTCTGTAACTGTGCACATTTCTGCTCACACAGCAAGCGATGGAGCCTGGAAAATTTTGAAATTGGCCGTCCCTTAGGAAAGGGTAAATTTGGCAATGTCTACCTGGCCAGAGAGCGTCAGAGCAAGTTCATCTTGGCTCTCAAGGTGCTTTTCAAGAAGCAGCTGGAGAAGGCTGGGGTGGAGCACCAGCTGAGGAGAGAAGTGGAGATCCAATCTCACCTCAGGTAAATCACTGTTCAGATATTATATAACGTCTAATATGAGTCCTGACTGTAGCTTGGGCAACCTGAGGCAGTTTTAAACAGCGGCCACCCTTTCAAAGTGTTACAAGACTAGAGGAGTTTTTGTATTGCACCGGGATAACTCATGGACAAGCAGAATCATGCTTAGTTCATGTTACTATTTCTTCATTCAACCTTTGTCTTAAGTTAAAGTCTTAGTTTTGGAAAGCTTTTCCTAGAGTGAGTGCATGTCTGGATGTTTATATGCATTTTTTCAAGTATCATTTGGGTGTTTCAACAAAATTTCTCAGGATGCTTCTCTCCAATGTCCTGCAGACACCCCAATATCCTGCGACTCTATGGTTACTTCCATGACCCATCTCGCGTGTATCTCATCCTTGAGTTTGCACCCAAAGGTGAACTGTATGGCGAGCTGCAGCGCTGTGGAAGTTTTCCCGAGGACAGAAGTGCCACAGTACGTCTGCCAATTCAAGACCTTTTCTGAGCAGTTAACACATGTATAACTTTATTTAAAGTGAGTAGTCTCCTTCTGAGGTGTAAACTAATTCCACAAGTGTGGATGTTCAGTGTTGTTCCTTGAGTTTaccatttgaaaatgaatagggtgctgtcaaacaaaatgtgatttgtgccttttttttgctgttttctgtgctgttttagTACATCATGGAGCTGGCAGATGCCCTCAATTATTGCCACTCCAAGAATGTGatccacagggacatcaaacCAGAGAACCTGTTATTAGGGGCCAATGGGGAGCTGAAGATTGCAGATTTTGGCTGGTCTGTTCACACACCTTCCTCCAGGTACACACATATGCTTTTGTACAAAGTGCACCTTTTTGATTTTAAGCTTTTAATGAAGTATTGTTTGTAGAGCCTTTCAGCAAAACTATGTATTGTAATGTCTGAAGAGGAATAATGTTTTGGCTTGTTTGCAGTTCACTAGTTAGGCTTCATTGTCTGTGTTCAGGTCAGGAATTATGCTTACCAACTAATTTTAACCATTTCTCTTTCCATGTT
This region includes:
- the prelid3b gene encoding PRELI domain containing protein 3B, whose translation is MKIWTSEHIFNHPWETVTKAAMQKYPNPMNPSVIGVDVLDRNIDKQGRLHSKRLLSTEWGLPSIVKSIIGNARTYTYVQEHSVVDPKERIFELQSSNITFTNMVSVDERLTYKPHPEDQEKTILTQEAIISVKGVSLSSYLEGVMASTISTNAGKGREAMEWVIRRLNAEIEELAATARGTMRTPMAAAVTEK
- the aurka gene encoding aurora kinase A; amino-acid sequence: MDSAAKLKQTKDLKLQRPEVKYNCDGPKRVPVSQQPQMDVVKPAQHQRVLGLSNGPQRLQRPVSHQKPVSHVSVVKPTYSADQNVNPATQKGNPSTQKGNPAPQPRHASQQNQPKTNGPKVNPEPAKPPSESTKLDKPQNKPAEGDPAKSSASSKRWSLENFEIGRPLGKGKFGNVYLARERQSKFILALKVLFKKQLEKAGVEHQLRREVEIQSHLRHPNILRLYGYFHDPSRVYLILEFAPKGELYGELQRCGSFPEDRSATYIMELADALNYCHSKNVIHRDIKPENLLLGANGELKIADFGWSVHTPSSRRSTLCGTLDYLPPEMIEGKTHDEKVDLWSLGVLCYEFLLGRPPFESKSHEETYRRISRVEYTYPAQTNISAGAKDLVARLLKHNPMHRLPIQGVLSHPWVVESSTKKPTTLKNEEPSQ